The Hymenobacter oligotrophus genome has a window encoding:
- a CDS encoding ComEA family DNA-binding protein — translation MLYSLRRFVRRHFGFSRAETNGFALLLLLMLGLLAAPALLRPALPRYDPAADRQQLEQLAAELAAARPANVPRRSYPARPGYARVPRIPLAPFNPNSVDETGWQARGLPRFLAERLVKYRNAIGGFKAKEQIRRAYGLHDTTYRRLAPYLLLPEQLPPREQQAFASRYPERPYASSEAPRFPRKPRNLQPFDLNTADTTQLMQIRGIGRKLSARVVEYRERLGGFISPGQAAEIYSLRDAPDLVDSLRKYTYVAPSYQPAPIDVNNGSFEEISQHPYLGKRLARVVVAYRQQHGPFRTPDDLRKIRILDEATYQKLLPYLRF, via the coding sequence GTGCTTTATTCGCTTCGCCGATTTGTGCGCCGCCACTTTGGGTTTTCGCGGGCCGAAACCAACGGCTTTGCGTTGTTGCTCCTGTTGATGCTGGGGCTGCTCGCCGCTCCGGCACTGCTCCGCCCGGCCCTCCCCCGCTACGACCCCGCAGCCGACCGCCAACAGCTCGAGCAACTGGCCGCCGAGCTGGCCGCCGCTCGGCCCGCCAATGTACCTAGGCGCAGCTACCCGGCGCGGCCCGGTTATGCCCGCGTGCCGCGCATTCCGTTGGCGCCCTTCAACCCCAACTCCGTTGACGAAACGGGTTGGCAAGCCCGCGGCTTGCCGCGCTTTTTGGCCGAGCGCCTCGTAAAGTACCGCAACGCCATTGGTGGCTTCAAGGCCAAAGAGCAAATCCGCCGCGCCTACGGCCTGCACGATACCACGTATCGGCGGCTGGCACCCTACCTGCTCTTGCCCGAGCAATTGCCTCCGCGCGAGCAGCAAGCCTTTGCCAGCCGCTACCCCGAGCGCCCGTACGCCAGCTCCGAAGCGCCTAGGTTTCCGCGCAAACCGCGCAACCTGCAGCCCTTCGATCTGAACACGGCCGACACCACGCAGCTCATGCAAATTCGCGGCATCGGGCGCAAGCTTTCGGCGCGCGTGGTGGAGTACCGCGAGCGGCTGGGCGGGTTCATCAGCCCAGGGCAAGCGGCCGAAATCTACAGCTTGCGCGATGCACCCGATTTGGTCGACAGCTTGCGCAAGTACACTTACGTGGCGCCCAGTTACCAACCCGCTCCTATCGATGTCAACAACGGCTCGTTTGAGGAAATCAGCCAGCACCCGTACCTGGGCAAGCGGTTGGCGCGCGTAGTGGTGGCCTACCGGCAGCAGCACGGCCCCTTCCGCACGCCCGACGACCTGCGCAAAATCCGCATCCTCGACGAAGCCACGTACCAGAAACTGCTGCCTTACTTGCGCTTCTAG
- a CDS encoding LutC/YkgG family protein: MPESSRDIILRRVREALQQPSPHQPTAPDFSARLFAAPPDDLVVAFAESFVRVGGTFYYCATEDHFFDLLYAHKKERNIEHLFVWEPELKKLLHTAGIVHTADETDFLAHADAGLTSCEALVARTGSVVLGSATASGRRLSIYSDQQLVFARASQVVADIGDALQLLQTKYGADKLPSMISLATGPSRTADIEKTLVLGAHGPRSITLFLLDDLASA; the protein is encoded by the coding sequence ATGCCCGAATCCTCCCGCGACATCATCTTGCGGCGGGTGCGCGAAGCCTTGCAGCAGCCCAGTCCGCACCAGCCCACCGCGCCCGACTTCTCGGCCCGGCTGTTTGCCGCGCCGCCCGATGATTTGGTGGTAGCATTTGCCGAAAGCTTTGTGCGCGTGGGCGGCACGTTCTACTACTGCGCCACCGAAGACCACTTCTTCGATTTGCTCTACGCCCACAAAAAGGAGCGCAACATCGAGCATTTGTTTGTGTGGGAGCCCGAGCTGAAAAAGCTGCTGCACACGGCCGGCATTGTGCACACCGCCGACGAAACCGACTTTTTAGCCCACGCCGATGCCGGCCTTACCTCCTGCGAAGCCTTGGTGGCCCGCACGGGGTCGGTGGTGCTGGGTTCGGCCACGGCTAGTGGCCGGCGCCTAAGCATTTACTCCGATCAGCAATTGGTGTTTGCGCGCGCCTCGCAGGTGGTGGCCGATATCGGCGATGCCCTGCAGCTGCTGCAAACCAAATACGGCGCCGACAAGCTGCCTTCCATGATTTCGCTTGCTACGGGCCCGAGCCGCACCGCCGACATCGAGAAGACCTTGGTGCTGGGTGCGCACGGCCCGCGCAGCATTACGTTGTTTTTGCTGGATGACCTCGCCTCTGCCTGA
- a CDS encoding gliding motility lipoprotein GldH, with product MPFQPLLRGALGALLLLATAACDGNRVYETNEDLPDYAWSVQQKPAFQFEIQDTTQRYNVYFNVRNASMYGYYNLYVKHTLTGPNGPVGKPLLHQMILMDPKTGEPHGNGTGDIFDHQFLALPRQRFARPGTYRLVLEQYMRQDVLPGIMAVGVRVEKAPAGDAEK from the coding sequence ATGCCCTTTCAACCTTTGCTGCGTGGCGCCCTAGGTGCCTTGTTGCTGCTGGCCACGGCCGCCTGCGACGGTAACCGCGTGTACGAAACTAACGAGGACCTGCCCGATTACGCGTGGTCGGTGCAGCAAAAGCCCGCGTTTCAGTTCGAAATTCAGGACACGACGCAGCGTTACAACGTGTACTTCAACGTCCGCAATGCCTCCATGTACGGTTACTACAACCTGTACGTGAAGCACACGCTGACGGGACCCAACGGGCCGGTGGGCAAGCCGCTGTTGCACCAGATGATTTTGATGGACCCCAAAACCGGGGAACCCCACGGCAACGGCACCGGCGACATCTTCGACCACCAGTTTCTGGCTTTGCCGCGGCAGCGCTTTGCCCGCCCCGGCACCTACCGCTTGGTGCTGGAGCAATACATGCGGCAAGATGTGCTGCCGGGCATCATGGCTGTGGGCGTGCGCGTCGAAAAGGCCCCTGCCGGCGACGCCGAAAAGTAG
- a CDS encoding T9SS type A sorting domain-containing protein, with translation MLISTRFSCWFNRLLLFGALGLLMLMGASAHAGGAPGAQAASSAAASLGQVLNPDGSLRAGTSGAFNPAGYGLQLAPDGRPVFKLLEVTGTGDERWADGFGRPNASGSIHAVLVSGTDVYVGGSFSNIGGVDANNLARWDGKAWNAVGQGLNGAVNALALSGNTLYVGGAFTQAGSTPANRIARWNGTAWSALGSGMNNPVNALVVSGSDVYAGGQFSEAGGNSASYVARWNGTAWSSLGTGFNADVNVLAISGSDVYAAGRFTQAGGSAANYVARWNGTAWSAIGSGLNNTVYALGVAGSEVYVAGAFTQAGGNTANRIAKWDGTAWSALGAGLNQNAYALVVSGADVYVGGMFTQAGGAAAPGLAKWSNNAWSTVGTGLETGELRTLAIVGTDVYAAGQFPMANSVAKYSGGKWSRLGSGLNGSINAVLVSGTDVYVGGSFNAAGGVAANRIARWNGTGWSALGTGLNGDVQAIAVIGTDVYVAGSFTQAGGVAADNIARWDGTAWSALGSGVNGTVNALLANGADLYVGGSFVQAGGISAPNLAKWNGTSWASVGGGLNNTVRALALNRGEVYAAGSFTQAGTTAANRVARWNGTTWSALGAGLDGNVNALAFAGNTLYVGGFFSTAGTTAASNIARYDGTTWAALGSGLSGTVTAIATNGTDVYAGGGFAQAGGAAASRVARWNGTAWSNLGTGLNGIVRALAMRPTDQLVAGGDFTELGDGSKLSAYMAVYAADAAVITGTRKVFVDLGLYPNPAKTSATLSVVPAAASRQVLLTDALGRQVRRFTLPARATELPLDLRGLPAGLYQVRCGDAAGQLLVE, from the coding sequence ATGCTCATTTCTACTCGTTTTTCTTGTTGGTTCAACCGTTTGCTGCTCTTTGGTGCGCTGGGGTTGCTGATGCTGATGGGCGCCAGCGCCCATGCCGGCGGCGCGCCCGGTGCCCAAGCCGCAAGCAGCGCTGCAGCCTCGCTGGGGCAGGTGCTCAACCCCGATGGCTCGCTGCGCGCTGGTACATCGGGTGCTTTCAATCCTGCCGGTTACGGCTTGCAACTAGCGCCGGATGGCCGCCCCGTATTTAAACTGCTGGAGGTAACCGGCACCGGCGACGAGCGTTGGGCCGACGGTTTCGGCCGACCCAATGCCAGCGGCAGCATTCACGCGGTGCTGGTAAGCGGCACCGATGTGTACGTGGGCGGCAGTTTTAGCAATATCGGCGGCGTTGATGCCAACAACCTGGCCCGCTGGGATGGCAAAGCTTGGAACGCGGTGGGGCAGGGCCTGAACGGCGCCGTTAATGCTCTGGCCCTGAGCGGCAACACGCTGTACGTGGGCGGCGCGTTTACGCAGGCCGGCAGCACGCCTGCCAACCGCATTGCCCGCTGGAATGGCACTGCCTGGAGTGCTCTGGGCAGCGGTATGAACAACCCGGTGAATGCCCTCGTGGTAAGCGGCTCGGATGTGTACGCGGGTGGGCAGTTCAGCGAAGCCGGCGGCAACTCGGCCAGCTACGTAGCCCGCTGGAACGGCACCGCTTGGAGCAGCCTCGGCACCGGCTTCAACGCCGATGTAAATGTGCTGGCCATCAGCGGCTCGGATGTGTACGCGGCTGGCCGCTTTACCCAAGCCGGCGGATCGGCGGCCAACTACGTGGCCCGCTGGAACGGCACCGCTTGGAGCGCCATCGGCAGCGGCCTGAACAACACCGTGTACGCCCTAGGTGTAGCGGGTTCCGAGGTGTACGTGGCAGGTGCTTTCACGCAAGCCGGCGGTAACACCGCCAACCGCATAGCCAAGTGGGACGGCACTGCCTGGAGCGCCCTAGGTGCTGGCCTTAACCAAAACGCCTACGCTTTGGTGGTAAGCGGCGCCGATGTGTACGTGGGCGGCATGTTTACGCAGGCCGGGGGCGCCGCCGCGCCTGGCTTAGCTAAGTGGAGCAACAACGCCTGGAGCACGGTAGGCACAGGCCTGGAAACCGGCGAGCTGCGGACTCTGGCAATTGTGGGCACCGATGTTTACGCCGCCGGGCAATTCCCGATGGCCAACAGCGTAGCCAAGTACAGCGGCGGCAAATGGAGCCGCTTGGGTTCGGGCCTGAACGGCAGCATCAACGCGGTGCTGGTAAGCGGTACCGATGTGTACGTGGGCGGCTCCTTCAACGCGGCCGGCGGCGTAGCAGCCAACCGCATTGCCCGCTGGAACGGCACCGGCTGGAGCGCTTTAGGCACTGGCCTGAACGGCGACGTGCAAGCCATTGCCGTTATCGGCACCGATGTGTACGTGGCCGGTAGCTTCACGCAGGCCGGGGGCGTAGCAGCCGATAACATTGCGCGCTGGGACGGCACCGCTTGGAGTGCTTTGGGCAGCGGCGTGAATGGTACCGTAAATGCACTGCTCGCCAACGGCGCCGACTTGTACGTGGGCGGCAGTTTTGTGCAAGCCGGCGGTATTTCCGCACCCAATTTGGCTAAGTGGAACGGCACGAGCTGGGCCAGCGTAGGCGGTGGCCTGAACAACACTGTGCGCGCCCTGGCGCTAAACCGCGGCGAAGTGTACGCAGCAGGTTCTTTTACGCAAGCAGGCACCACCGCTGCCAACCGCGTAGCCCGCTGGAACGGCACCACCTGGAGCGCCCTAGGTGCCGGCCTCGATGGCAACGTAAATGCCCTGGCCTTTGCCGGCAACACGCTTTACGTGGGCGGCTTCTTCAGTACGGCGGGCACAACCGCGGCCAGCAACATTGCCCGCTACGATGGCACCACGTGGGCTGCCCTAGGTAGCGGCCTGAGCGGCACCGTAACGGCCATTGCCACCAACGGCACCGATGTGTACGCCGGCGGCGGCTTTGCGCAGGCGGGCGGTGCTGCGGCCTCGCGCGTTGCCCGCTGGAATGGCACGGCCTGGAGCAACCTCGGCACCGGCCTCAACGGCATTGTGCGCGCCCTGGCCATGCGCCCCACCGATCAATTGGTGGCTGGCGGCGACTTTACCGAACTCGGCGACGGCAGCAAGCTCTCGGCCTACATGGCCGTGTACGCAGCCGATGCCGCTGTCATCACGGGCACCCGCAAAGTGTTTGTCGACCTAGGGCTGTACCCCAACCCGGCCAAAACCAGTGCTACGCTATCGGTAGTCCCGGCTGCGGCTAGCCGCCAAGTACTGCTAACCGATGCCTTGGGCCGCCAAGTGCGACGGTTTACGCTGCCCGCTCGCGCTACCGAGCTGCCGCTCGATTTGCGGGGCCTACCCGCCGGCCTCTATCAAGTGCGCTGCGGCGATGCCGCCGGGCAGTTGCTGGTTGAGTAA
- a CDS encoding UDP-2,3-diacylglucosamine diphosphatase: MTSPLPELAPVPLKPGRRVYFASDFHLGAPSRESSQERERRIVRWLDWAAQDAAAIYLVGDIFDFWFEYRHAIPRGFIRLQGKLAELVDSGIPVTFFTGNHDMWMFGYFTQELGIPVLRHPVSLTIGQHRFHMGHGDGLGPKDYTYKVLKRIFASPVAQWLFARIHPNVGIGIANAWSQRSRISNSAKDDIYLGDDEWLLVYCRELEQRFHHDFYVFGHRHLPLDVPVGPNSRYVNLGEWVNYCTYGVYDGHNLFLEHFKG; the protein is encoded by the coding sequence ATGACCTCGCCTCTGCCTGAGCTAGCCCCCGTGCCGCTGAAGCCGGGCCGCCGGGTATACTTCGCTTCCGATTTTCACCTAGGTGCCCCCAGCCGCGAAAGCTCGCAGGAGCGGGAGCGGCGCATTGTGCGCTGGCTCGACTGGGCCGCGCAGGATGCCGCGGCCATTTACCTCGTCGGCGACATTTTCGACTTTTGGTTTGAGTACCGCCACGCCATTCCGCGCGGCTTTATCCGGTTGCAGGGCAAGCTGGCGGAGTTAGTCGATTCCGGCATTCCGGTTACCTTCTTCACCGGCAACCACGACATGTGGATGTTTGGCTACTTTACGCAGGAGCTGGGCATTCCGGTGCTACGCCACCCGGTTAGCCTCACCATCGGGCAGCACCGCTTTCACATGGGCCACGGCGACGGGCTCGGGCCGAAAGACTACACCTACAAGGTGCTCAAGCGCATCTTCGCCTCGCCGGTGGCGCAGTGGCTTTTTGCGCGCATTCACCCCAACGTGGGCATTGGCATTGCCAACGCCTGGAGCCAGCGCAGCCGCATCAGCAACTCGGCCAAAGACGACATTTACCTCGGCGACGACGAGTGGCTGCTGGTGTACTGCCGCGAGCTGGAGCAGCGCTTCCACCACGATTTTTACGTGTTCGGGCACCGCCACTTGCCGCTCGATGTGCCTGTTGGGCCAAACAGCCGCTACGTTAACCTAGGCGAATGGGTCAATTATTGCACGTACGGTGTTTACGATGGCCACAACTTGTTTTTGGAGCACTTTAAAGGCTAA
- a CDS encoding SDR family oxidoreductase: MAETILVTGATGTVGSELVRALITRGAHTRAAVHSIIKGDRLRHFNPEIQLVEVDYHRPATLPLAFTGVDRVFLLTPFSDEQLTINQQLVDAAKAAGVKQVVRLSAAGADMEPGIQLGRWHRQMEQYLEQSGLSYVVLRPTSFMQNFVNYQGSSIREQGAFYLPLGEGRMSYIDAFDIAEVAATILTDDAAKHHGQAYTLTGPQALSHTEIAGIIGQATGRPVQYVDVPEAGARQAMQGAPQWMIDSMMELHTLGKAGYLAGTTPAVEQLTGRPPRTFQEFAQEHRHELMPA; encoded by the coding sequence ATGGCTGAAACCATTCTTGTAACGGGCGCCACCGGCACCGTTGGCTCCGAGCTTGTTCGGGCACTTATCACGCGCGGCGCCCACACGCGGGCGGCTGTGCACTCCATCATCAAAGGCGACAGGCTGCGGCACTTCAACCCCGAAATACAGCTGGTAGAAGTTGACTACCACCGCCCGGCCACACTGCCCCTGGCCTTTACGGGCGTCGATCGGGTGTTTCTGCTCACGCCCTTCTCCGACGAGCAACTGACCATCAACCAACAGCTTGTGGATGCCGCCAAAGCTGCCGGCGTAAAGCAGGTGGTGCGGCTTTCGGCCGCCGGGGCCGATATGGAGCCGGGTATTCAGCTGGGGCGCTGGCACCGCCAAATGGAGCAGTACCTCGAGCAAAGCGGCCTTTCGTACGTGGTGTTGCGGCCCACTAGCTTCATGCAAAACTTCGTGAACTACCAGGGCTCGAGCATTCGGGAGCAGGGCGCATTTTACCTGCCTTTGGGCGAAGGCCGCATGAGCTACATCGATGCGTTCGACATTGCCGAAGTGGCCGCCACCATCCTTACCGACGACGCAGCCAAGCACCACGGCCAGGCCTACACCCTCACGGGGCCGCAGGCCCTAAGCCACACCGAAATTGCGGGCATTATCGGCCAAGCCACCGGCCGGCCGGTGCAGTACGTTGATGTGCCCGAAGCCGGCGCCCGCCAGGCCATGCAAGGCGCCCCGCAATGGATGATAGACAGCATGATGGAACTGCACACCCTAGGTAAGGCCGGCTACTTGGCCGGCACCACCCCCGCCGTGGAGCAGCTAACCGGCCGGCCGCCGCGCACTTTTCAGGAGTTTGCGCAAGAGCACCGCCACGAGCTGATGCCGGCTTAA
- a CDS encoding PSP1 domain-containing protein, with protein sequence MFDWLQDLDLPVDFKEFDIVEIRFKGGRKEFFRNASRLPLVTGDAVVVEAGGNGWHLGYVSLKGELVRLQMRKKKVEPDNKDLRNILRVATEQDVERYEAACNLELGTMFKARSVVEELRLKMKLSDVEYQADRTRATFYYSAEDRVDFRDLIKRLAEEFRVRVEMRQISLRHEAGRLGGIGSCGRELCCSTWLTEFKSVSTTAARYQNLSLNPAKLSGQCGRLKCCLNYELDTYLDALRDIPQVSKPLQTQQGDAFLQKTDIFKKRMWFAFRGDNNWVMLSTDRVKEIQLLNKAGEKPETLQPPVVEPAPVLSVQEHVEGSLDRLDDKMKSGKRNKRKKKKDRDKATPASVVQPKPSLTVPKDALRPRNEPKPGPGSGEPGNTLSAPVEGEASPGGRHGRSGRRGRSMSTDAPRAERPAPRFDPRFRQAPPTGGEATPGGAPNPDSGSGSGEGRSGRNGRSRRGGRRHGGSGDAAAASNNPPAAS encoded by the coding sequence GTGTTCGACTGGTTGCAGGACCTAGACCTGCCCGTCGATTTTAAAGAGTTTGATATAGTTGAAATCCGCTTTAAGGGCGGACGCAAAGAGTTTTTCCGCAACGCTAGCCGATTGCCTCTGGTAACCGGTGATGCTGTGGTAGTGGAGGCCGGTGGCAACGGCTGGCACCTAGGCTACGTGTCGCTGAAAGGCGAGCTGGTGCGCCTACAAATGCGGAAGAAGAAAGTAGAGCCCGATAACAAGGACCTGCGCAACATTTTGCGCGTGGCCACCGAGCAAGACGTGGAGCGCTACGAGGCGGCCTGCAACCTCGAGCTGGGCACCATGTTTAAGGCCCGCTCGGTGGTGGAGGAGCTGCGCCTGAAAATGAAGCTCTCCGACGTGGAGTACCAGGCCGACCGCACGCGCGCCACCTTTTACTACTCAGCCGAAGACCGCGTCGATTTTCGCGACCTGATTAAGCGCCTGGCCGAGGAGTTTCGGGTACGGGTGGAGATGCGCCAGATTTCGTTGCGCCACGAAGCCGGCCGCCTAGGTGGCATTGGCTCGTGCGGGCGCGAGCTGTGCTGCTCTACCTGGCTTACCGAGTTCAAGAGCGTGAGCACCACGGCCGCGCGCTACCAAAACCTGAGCCTGAACCCGGCCAAGCTTTCGGGCCAGTGCGGGCGCCTGAAGTGCTGCCTCAACTACGAGCTCGATACTTACCTCGACGCGTTGCGCGATATTCCGCAGGTATCGAAGCCCTTGCAAACGCAGCAGGGCGACGCTTTCCTGCAGAAGACGGATATCTTCAAGAAGCGCATGTGGTTTGCCTTCCGCGGCGACAACAACTGGGTGATGCTCTCGACCGACCGCGTGAAGGAAATTCAGCTCCTGAACAAAGCCGGCGAAAAACCCGAAACCCTGCAGCCGCCCGTAGTGGAGCCCGCTCCGGTGCTGAGCGTGCAGGAACACGTGGAAGGCTCGCTCGACCGCCTCGACGACAAGATGAAGTCGGGGAAGCGGAACAAGCGCAAAAAGAAAAAGGACAGGGACAAAGCCACGCCGGCCTCGGTGGTGCAGCCCAAACCCTCGCTGACGGTGCCCAAAGATGCCCTGCGCCCCCGCAACGAGCCCAAGCCGGGCCCTGGCTCGGGCGAGCCAGGCAACACGTTGTCGGCGCCGGTTGAGGGCGAGGCCAGCCCCGGCGGGCGCCACGGCCGCTCGGGCCGCCGCGGCCGCAGCATGAGCACCGATGCCCCACGGGCCGAACGGCCTGCGCCGCGCTTCGATCCGCGTTTCCGGCAGGCGCCACCCACCGGAGGCGAAGCTACGCCGGGGGGCGCACCAAACCCCGATTCGGGTAGCGGCAGCGGCGAAGGCCGCTCGGGCCGTAACGGCCGCTCGCGCCGCGGCGGGCGCCGCCACGGTGGCTCCGGCGACGCTGCCGCAGCTTCCAACAACCCACCTGCTGCCTCTTAA
- a CDS encoding OmpA family protein: protein MHKLRYTLGLAAGLMLAFSASAQSVEFTKDQFSDNKDGLKTALKELKQGDEWYQSDPPRFEQALPHYLAAQELNPNNALLNFKIGHCYLNSPYKSKALPYLQKAYKLDAVVDARIRYMIGRGLHLNARWQEAIAEYKAAMPAPGTKNSTALQNDIQKKIRECESGLALQKTATRAFIDNVGAAVNSPFADYGPVITADESVLLFTSRREGGVGDDKDPDSGGYFEDIWQSVRGADGKWQPARNLGETVNTKGHDAVVALAPDGQRLITYVEDSGGDIHQAELQGTTWRKPQTLGRRVNGGQSHEPSAAYAPNGRMLYFVSNGGGEGNRGGHDIWRIDFEGKGKAENLGSVINTPYDEDGIFVHPDGKTIYFSSQGHNSMGGFDIFKSVWQNGQWSKPENLGWPINTPDDDVFFVLSASGRHGYYASSRDDSQGSRDIYMITFLGPEKPPVLSAEEPLLASRAAPVRQTLLAPAVPIATAQVTILKGTVTDADTKKPIDATIELVDNTLNQNIATFGSNASTGRYLVSLPSGVNYGIVVRKEGYLFHSENFDLPAGAAFSEVVKDIPLKKLDVGAKVVLNNIFFDFDKATLRKESTAELERIVQLMTTEYPSLRIEISGHTDNVGKAAYNQDLSQRRAKAVVDYLTSKGVPAARLTSAGYGDTQPVAPNTTKQGQALNRRTEFKVLGK, encoded by the coding sequence ATGCATAAGCTTCGTTATACCCTGGGCCTAGCGGCCGGCCTGATGCTGGCGTTTTCGGCATCGGCACAAAGCGTAGAGTTTACCAAGGATCAGTTTTCGGACAACAAAGACGGCCTGAAAACTGCCCTGAAGGAGTTAAAGCAAGGCGACGAGTGGTACCAGTCGGATCCGCCGCGCTTTGAGCAGGCCCTGCCGCACTACTTGGCTGCCCAGGAGCTCAACCCCAACAACGCGCTGCTCAACTTCAAGATTGGGCACTGCTACCTCAACTCGCCCTACAAATCGAAAGCGCTGCCCTACCTGCAGAAGGCGTACAAGCTCGATGCAGTAGTGGATGCTCGCATTCGGTACATGATTGGTCGCGGCCTGCACCTGAACGCCCGTTGGCAGGAGGCCATTGCCGAGTACAAAGCCGCTATGCCGGCGCCCGGCACCAAAAACAGCACGGCTCTGCAAAACGACATTCAGAAGAAAATTCGGGAATGCGAATCGGGCTTGGCGTTGCAAAAAACGGCCACGCGCGCTTTCATCGACAACGTGGGGGCAGCCGTCAACTCGCCCTTTGCCGATTACGGCCCGGTAATTACGGCCGATGAATCGGTGCTGCTGTTTACCTCGCGGCGCGAAGGCGGCGTGGGCGACGACAAAGACCCCGACTCGGGCGGTTATTTCGAGGACATTTGGCAGTCGGTCAGAGGCGCCGACGGCAAGTGGCAGCCCGCCCGCAACCTAGGCGAAACCGTGAACACCAAAGGCCACGACGCAGTGGTGGCCTTGGCGCCCGACGGCCAGCGCCTGATTACCTACGTTGAGGACAGCGGCGGCGATATTCATCAGGCGGAGCTGCAGGGCACCACGTGGCGCAAGCCGCAAACCCTGGGCCGGCGCGTGAATGGCGGCCAGTCGCACGAGCCCTCGGCAGCCTACGCGCCCAACGGCCGCATGCTGTACTTTGTGAGCAACGGCGGCGGCGAAGGCAACCGCGGCGGCCACGACATTTGGCGAATCGACTTCGAGGGCAAAGGCAAGGCCGAGAACCTAGGGTCGGTGATTAACACGCCCTACGACGAGGACGGCATCTTCGTGCACCCCGACGGCAAAACCATCTACTTCTCGTCGCAGGGCCACAACTCCATGGGCGGCTTCGACATTTTTAAGTCGGTGTGGCAGAACGGGCAGTGGAGCAAGCCCGAGAACCTAGGTTGGCCCATCAACACCCCCGACGACGACGTGTTCTTCGTGTTGTCGGCCTCGGGTCGCCACGGCTACTACGCCTCCTCGCGCGACGACTCGCAGGGCTCCCGCGACATCTACATGATTACCTTCCTAGGCCCCGAGAAGCCCCCGGTGCTATCGGCCGAGGAGCCCTTGCTGGCCTCGCGTGCGGCGCCGGTGCGCCAAACGTTGCTGGCTCCGGCCGTGCCCATTGCTACGGCCCAGGTAACCATCCTGAAAGGCACCGTAACCGACGCCGACACGAAGAAGCCCATCGACGCGACCATCGAGCTGGTTGACAACACGCTGAACCAGAACATTGCCACGTTCGGCTCCAACGCCAGCACGGGCCGCTACCTGGTGTCGCTGCCCTCGGGCGTGAATTACGGCATTGTGGTACGGAAGGAAGGCTACCTGTTCCACTCCGAAAACTTCGACCTGCCCGCGGGCGCGGCTTTCTCGGAAGTGGTGAAAGACATTCCGCTGAAGAAGCTGGATGTGGGTGCCAAGGTGGTGCTCAACAACATCTTCTTCGACTTCGACAAAGCCACCCTGCGCAAGGAAAGCACCGCCGAACTGGAGCGTATTGTGCAGCTGATGACCACCGAGTACCCTTCGCTGCGCATCGAAATTTCGGGCCACACCGACAACGTGGGCAAGGCCGCCTATAACCAGGATTTGTCGCAGCGCCGCGCCAAAGCCGTAGTCGATTACCTCACCAGCAAAGGTGTACCGGCTGCCCGCCTCACCTCGGCCGGCTACGGCGACACGCAACCCGTGGCGCCGAATACCACCAAGCAAGGCCAAGCGCTTAACCGCCGCACCGAGTTCAAAGTGTTGGGTAAGTAA
- a CDS encoding tetratricopeptide repeat protein codes for MKQFLFLIGGLATGFTAQAQTDTVRASTLPPAQLAEKYYNSGVAKFNNKSYQAALQDFDKALSVKKDFAPAYYNRAATRYELKQYAPAVQDYNEAIRLDPNSFTAWYGRAQAEQAQGQAAEAEKDYGKVTELKPDYPIAWYDRGALRFEKGDYQAALGDFTQATKVDPKYAYAWHDRASTQRQLGNMAAAIGDYTEALRHNPDLHVALLNRAAAKRRNKDLQGALADYSDYLRRRSDDPVGYLGRGTARYEAKDYKGAIEDLSQALKLKPDYALALNNRAAAYLKQENYKAAADDASAALKINPQYAEAYMNRGHAREMLRDAGGACQDWRRAAELGLESGTSYAAASGCE; via the coding sequence ATGAAACAATTTTTATTCTTAATTGGAGGGCTTGCTACTGGGTTTACTGCCCAAGCTCAAACCGATACCGTGCGGGCCTCAACGCTACCGCCTGCTCAGCTCGCCGAGAAATATTACAATAGCGGCGTCGCGAAATTCAATAACAAGAGCTACCAAGCCGCTCTGCAGGATTTCGACAAGGCCTTATCGGTCAAGAAGGACTTCGCGCCGGCTTACTACAACCGCGCCGCCACCCGCTACGAGCTGAAGCAGTACGCCCCGGCCGTGCAGGACTACAACGAAGCCATCCGCCTCGATCCGAACAGCTTTACGGCGTGGTACGGCCGCGCCCAGGCCGAGCAAGCCCAGGGCCAGGCCGCCGAGGCCGAAAAGGACTACGGCAAGGTAACCGAGCTAAAGCCCGATTACCCCATTGCATGGTACGACCGCGGCGCCCTGCGCTTTGAGAAAGGCGACTACCAAGCTGCCCTAGGCGACTTTACCCAAGCCACCAAAGTTGACCCCAAGTATGCCTACGCTTGGCACGACCGCGCCAGCACCCAACGCCAGCTGGGCAACATGGCCGCCGCCATCGGCGACTACACCGAAGCCCTGCGCCATAACCCCGATTTGCACGTGGCGCTGCTAAACCGAGCGGCCGCCAAACGCCGCAACAAGGACCTGCAAGGTGCCCTGGCCGACTACAGCGACTACCTGCGCCGCCGCTCCGACGACCCCGTGGGCTACCTAGGTCGTGGCACGGCCCGCTACGAGGCCAAGGACTACAAAGGCGCCATTGAGGACCTCTCGCAGGCGCTTAAGCTGAAGCCCGATTACGCCTTGGCGCTAAACAACCGCGCCGCGGCTTACCTGAAGCAGGAGAACTACAAAGCCGCCGCCGACGATGCGTCGGCGGCCCTGAAGATTAATCCGCAGTACGCTGAGGCCTATATGAACCGTGGCCACGCACGCGAAATGCTGCGCGACGCGGGCGGCGCCTGCCAGGATTGGCGCCGTGCGGCCGAACTCGGCCTTGAATCCGGAACCAGCTACGCCGCTGCCTCGGGCTGCGAATAA